In Sporichthyaceae bacterium, the following are encoded in one genomic region:
- a CDS encoding ABC transporter substrate-binding protein: MPRSHRTLRILAAAAATTTLLSACAANSEVRQAVAQQRAAAAAAPAGGGALAGASLAAAQPGGTTIDTGAAAAAAAPGAPAASTGGAAPVAAGGAAPAAGAKAAGKKDAKTTTATAGQPAAAAAGGCTAAAPAGGNGGATDKGVTATTIKVGGTFFNGGYLDKYGKVSENAARAYFDYINDNGGICGRKIQYVTCDTAGSADGTTGCLNKLANQDQVFIMGPSLDFNLDIVQPTLAKDKLPWVGSSGLYGEEFTSPWMYPTQLSGPAVGALIAQYAVTQLHLKKIGVSFLNDVAGPGCTQRVQKVAAANGAQVVKTTSNTEIETSLDSQVATLKNAGVDSVLFCNDPVNTVKFIQAAQRVGWKPTFVGGYVAADDVPQAAGSNGKGMYGFSFWDFYKNNTPGVNKYRQITEYYFPQTFHHFYEQACYVGAEAIVEALRKAGPHLTRDDFLKAIRSMTNFDSTLGLKLDFSNLADTAPSGVMLKADDNLVWQQAVARFGLNKGSAAASSGTVRDALPAAVMPERRNQARRILGRRSAGRRVR; the protein is encoded by the coding sequence GTGCCCCGTTCGCACCGCACGCTCCGTATTCTGGCCGCTGCTGCGGCCACGACCACCCTACTCAGCGCATGTGCCGCGAACAGCGAGGTTCGCCAGGCCGTCGCTCAACAACGCGCCGCCGCGGCCGCCGCACCCGCCGGTGGCGGGGCGCTCGCCGGCGCCTCGCTGGCCGCCGCCCAGCCGGGCGGCACCACCATCGACACCGGCGCGGCCGCTGCGGCCGCCGCTCCCGGCGCCCCGGCCGCATCCACCGGCGGGGCCGCTCCGGTCGCCGCGGGTGGCGCCGCCCCGGCGGCCGGCGCCAAGGCCGCGGGCAAGAAGGACGCGAAGACCACCACGGCCACCGCCGGTCAGCCCGCCGCGGCCGCGGCGGGCGGGTGCACCGCGGCCGCCCCCGCGGGCGGCAACGGCGGAGCCACGGACAAGGGCGTCACCGCGACCACCATCAAGGTCGGTGGCACGTTCTTCAACGGCGGCTACCTGGACAAGTACGGCAAGGTGTCGGAGAACGCTGCCCGTGCGTACTTCGACTACATCAATGACAACGGCGGCATCTGCGGCCGGAAGATCCAGTACGTCACCTGTGACACCGCGGGCTCCGCGGACGGCACCACCGGCTGCCTGAACAAGCTGGCCAACCAGGACCAGGTCTTCATCATGGGCCCGTCCCTGGACTTCAACCTGGACATCGTTCAGCCCACGTTGGCCAAGGACAAGCTGCCCTGGGTTGGCTCCTCCGGCCTGTACGGCGAGGAATTCACCAGCCCGTGGATGTACCCGACGCAGTTGTCCGGCCCGGCGGTCGGTGCGTTGATCGCCCAGTACGCCGTGACCCAGCTGCACCTGAAGAAGATCGGCGTCTCGTTCCTCAATGACGTGGCGGGCCCCGGCTGCACCCAGCGGGTGCAGAAGGTCGCCGCCGCCAACGGGGCGCAGGTAGTGAAGACCACGTCCAACACCGAGATCGAGACCAGCCTGGACAGCCAGGTGGCCACGTTGAAGAACGCCGGCGTGGACTCCGTCCTGTTCTGCAACGACCCGGTGAACACGGTGAAGTTCATCCAGGCCGCCCAGCGAGTGGGCTGGAAGCCGACGTTCGTCGGTGGCTACGTGGCCGCGGACGACGTCCCGCAGGCCGCGGGCAGCAACGGCAAGGGCATGTACGGGTTCTCCTTCTGGGACTTCTACAAGAACAACACCCCGGGCGTGAACAAGTACCGGCAGATCACCGAGTACTACTTCCCGCAGACCTTCCACCACTTCTACGAGCAGGCCTGCTACGTGGGCGCCGAGGCGATCGTCGAGGCCTTGCGCAAGGCCGGCCCACACCTGACCCGCGACGACTTCCTCAAGGCGATCCGGTCGATGACCAACTTCGACTCCACACTGGGGCTGAAGCTGGACTTCTCGAACCTGGCCGATACCGCCCCGAGCGGGGTCATGCTCAAGGCCGACGACAACCTCGTCTGGCAGCAGGCGGTGGCACGGTTCGGCCTGAACAAGGGCTCCGCCGCGGCCTCCAGTGGCACCGTCCGCGACGCCCTGCCCGCCGCCGTGATGCCCGAGCGTCGTAACCAGGCGCGCCGCATCCTGGGTAGGCGCAGCGCGGGGCGTCGGGTTCGATGA
- a CDS encoding ABC transporter ATP-binding protein, which yields MSGHLIGTGMTKRYAGLVANDDIDVEVQPGEIVGLIGPNGAGKTTLFNCLTGAQKLTAGKIVLNGKDITTLPASERARLGLARTFQQSQLFRHLSVEENLLLGKHRSYGTGAVLGALGLAGRSERAARKVVHQTAEQCGLNDVLHAPVGDLPYGTQRMVEVARAIVMNPEVLLVDEPAAGMDSTESEYFGNLLRRISRERAMSVLIIEHDVTMVLAICDRVYVLNFGKLLARGLPAQIRANEEVRAAYLGSTVA from the coding sequence GTGAGTGGGCACTTGATCGGTACCGGGATGACCAAGCGCTACGCGGGCCTGGTGGCCAACGACGACATCGACGTCGAGGTGCAGCCGGGCGAGATCGTCGGCCTGATCGGGCCGAACGGCGCGGGCAAGACGACGCTGTTCAACTGTCTGACCGGGGCACAGAAACTGACCGCGGGCAAGATCGTGCTCAACGGCAAGGACATCACCACGCTACCCGCCAGCGAGCGCGCTCGGCTGGGTCTGGCCCGCACGTTCCAGCAGTCCCAGTTGTTCCGTCACCTCTCGGTGGAGGAGAACCTGCTGTTGGGCAAGCACCGCAGCTACGGCACCGGCGCCGTGCTCGGCGCGCTGGGCCTGGCCGGCCGGTCCGAGCGGGCGGCACGCAAGGTGGTGCACCAAACCGCCGAGCAGTGCGGGCTCAACGACGTGTTGCACGCCCCGGTGGGCGACCTGCCCTACGGCACCCAGCGCATGGTCGAGGTGGCGCGGGCGATCGTGATGAACCCCGAGGTGTTGCTCGTCGACGAACCCGCCGCGGGCATGGACAGCACCGAGTCGGAGTACTTCGGCAACCTGCTGCGCCGGATCAGCCGGGAGCGCGCGATGTCCGTGCTGATCATCGAGCACGACGTGACCATGGTGCTGGCCATCTGCGACCGGGTGTACGTGCTGAACTTCGGCAAGCTGTTGGCCCGGGGCCTGCCGGCGCAGATCCGCGCCAACGAAGAGGTCCGGGCGGCCTACCTGGGGAGCACGGTGGCCTGA
- a CDS encoding ABC transporter ATP-binding protein produces the protein MAMTEEAKAFAGVGAGEKPLLAARSLDVAYGSVLAVRGLSLQVAKGEIVALLGPNGAGKTSTLRGVTGLVRPRAGTVSVNGVRIDGHGAAAAVRAGLAHVPEGRRVFPEMTVLDNLRLGAWTDRRKGKVVDERVRTAFELFPRLGERRGQAAGSMSGGEQQMLAIARALMSDPQLLLIDELSLGLSPLVVDEILARLVELNRAGLSILLIEQFVHRALDVADRVYVLKKGRVAYSGTPEAAVRVGAVEEAYL, from the coding sequence ATGGCAATGACCGAAGAGGCCAAGGCCTTCGCCGGTGTGGGCGCGGGTGAGAAGCCGCTGCTGGCCGCGCGGTCCCTCGACGTTGCCTACGGTTCCGTGCTGGCCGTGCGTGGTCTCTCGCTGCAGGTCGCCAAGGGCGAGATCGTCGCCCTGCTCGGCCCGAACGGCGCGGGCAAGACCTCCACGCTGCGCGGGGTGACCGGCCTGGTCCGGCCCCGCGCGGGCACGGTGAGCGTGAACGGGGTGCGCATCGACGGGCACGGCGCGGCCGCTGCGGTGCGGGCGGGCCTGGCGCACGTGCCGGAGGGCCGCCGGGTGTTCCCCGAGATGACCGTGCTGGACAACCTGCGGCTGGGTGCCTGGACGGACCGGCGCAAGGGCAAGGTCGTGGACGAGCGGGTGCGCACCGCGTTCGAGCTGTTCCCGCGGCTGGGCGAACGCCGCGGTCAGGCCGCGGGCTCCATGTCCGGCGGCGAGCAGCAGATGCTGGCCATTGCCCGGGCACTAATGTCTGACCCGCAACTATTGCTGATCGACGAGTTGTCGCTGGGCCTGTCCCCGCTGGTGGTTGACGAGATCTTGGCCCGCCTGGTGGAGCTGAACCGGGCCGGATTGTCCATATTGCTTATTGAACAGTTCGTGCACCGGGCGCTGGACGTGGCCGACCGCGTTTATGTGCTGAAGAAGGGCCGGGTGGCCTACAGCGGTACGCCGGAAGCCGCAGTTCGGGTCGGCGCTGTCGAGGAGGCTTACCTATGA
- a CDS encoding alpha/beta hydrolase fold domain-containing protein has product MSSSRTGLHRTDGQRLSPLLGVLCGPFTPTLHAAVRHPSNPVRRGLDVLITVAGVHRGGKVTSRDLSAGGLPARLFTPEGVGADAPLLVFFHGGGFVVGSINSHAQACKFIAQRGACKVLSVGYRKAPEHRFPTAVEDCTAAFRWAAAHAAELGVNPARIAVGGDSAGGNASIVVCLNTLSEERRPCGAWLLYPVVDADFDAWPSDKLFEKGPLLSAGCLRDMFANYCNPGQEKDPKLSPINSDQLGELPPIYLATAGMDPLRDQGEAFADRARSAGAKVELRRYDSLPHAFINLLIDPGARSAAEESVRGLRALFA; this is encoded by the coding sequence ATGAGTAGCTCACGTACAGGCCTGCACAGGACCGACGGCCAGCGGTTGTCCCCGCTGCTCGGGGTGCTGTGTGGACCGTTCACGCCCACCCTGCACGCGGCGGTTAGGCACCCGTCCAACCCCGTGCGTCGCGGCCTGGACGTGTTGATCACCGTGGCCGGCGTGCACCGCGGCGGGAAGGTGACCAGCCGGGACCTGAGCGCGGGTGGCCTTCCCGCGCGGCTGTTCACGCCGGAGGGCGTCGGCGCGGACGCCCCGTTGCTGGTGTTCTTCCACGGCGGCGGCTTCGTGGTCGGTTCGATCAACTCCCACGCGCAGGCCTGCAAGTTCATCGCGCAACGCGGCGCGTGCAAGGTGCTGTCCGTCGGCTACCGCAAGGCACCCGAGCACCGCTTCCCGACCGCCGTGGAGGACTGCACCGCGGCGTTCCGCTGGGCCGCTGCGCACGCCGCGGAACTCGGCGTGAACCCCGCCCGCATCGCGGTCGGTGGGGACAGCGCGGGCGGCAACGCCTCGATCGTGGTGTGCCTCAATACGCTGAGCGAGGAGCGGCGGCCGTGCGGCGCCTGGCTGCTCTACCCGGTGGTCGACGCCGACTTCGACGCGTGGCCCTCGGACAAGCTGTTCGAGAAGGGCCCGCTGCTGTCGGCCGGCTGCCTGCGCGACATGTTCGCCAACTACTGCAACCCCGGCCAGGAGAAGGACCCGAAGCTGTCCCCGATCAACTCCGATCAGCTCGGCGAACTGCCCCCGATCTACCTGGCCACGGCGGGCATGGACCCGCTGCGGGATCAGGGCGAGGCCTTCGCCGATCGGGCCCGGTCGGCCGGCGCCAAGGTCGAGCTGCGTCGCTATGACTCGCTGCCGCACGCCTTCATCAACCTGCTCATCGACCCCGGCGCTCGCTCGGCGGCCGAGGAGTCCGTCCGAGGTCTGCGGGCTCTGTTCGCCTGA
- a CDS encoding branched-chain amino acid ABC transporter permease, translated as MSKFLGYVVTGLANGTIYALVALGVVITYRVSRVINLAQGATGVLAAFLFHYTLMGKFGMPVAVATVTAILFGAVLGAGVERFAVRPVRHRGALATLTVTTGVLLMFSELTVQIWGPNNPPIASVFSDHVVHIGNTGVTVHQLATAAAVVLLSGGLYLLLARTWFGAGVTAIAQDPGAARIVGLPVNGIITATWAIGGASAALAGLMYIHLNSLDQISLTFVLISSLVAAALGGFNSLPLAGAGGLAVGLIFSLSQGYASTAGIGELLVFIALLVVLVARSGKPQLDVVAEF; from the coding sequence ATGAGCAAGTTCCTCGGATACGTCGTCACCGGGTTGGCCAACGGCACCATCTACGCGCTGGTCGCCCTCGGCGTGGTGATCACCTACCGGGTCTCCCGGGTGATCAACCTCGCCCAGGGCGCCACCGGGGTGCTCGCCGCGTTCCTGTTCCACTACACGCTGATGGGCAAGTTCGGCATGCCGGTGGCGGTGGCCACGGTGACCGCCATCCTGTTCGGCGCGGTGCTGGGCGCCGGCGTGGAACGCTTCGCGGTGCGCCCGGTGCGCCACCGCGGAGCGTTGGCCACGCTGACCGTCACCACCGGAGTGCTGTTGATGTTCTCCGAACTCACCGTGCAGATCTGGGGGCCGAACAACCCGCCGATCGCCTCGGTGTTCTCCGACCACGTGGTGCACATCGGCAACACCGGTGTGACGGTGCATCAGCTGGCCACGGCGGCCGCGGTGGTGTTGCTGTCCGGCGGGCTGTACCTGCTGCTGGCCCGCACCTGGTTCGGCGCCGGGGTCACCGCGATCGCCCAGGACCCGGGCGCGGCTCGCATCGTTGGACTGCCGGTGAACGGCATCATCACTGCCACCTGGGCCATCGGTGGCGCCAGCGCCGCGCTGGCCGGCCTGATGTACATCCACCTGAACTCTCTGGACCAGATCAGCCTGACCTTCGTGCTGATCTCCAGCCTGGTCGCCGCGGCGCTGGGCGGGTTCAACAGCCTGCCGCTGGCCGGGGCCGGCGGCCTGGCCGTCGGGCTGATCTTCAGCCTCAGCCAGGGTTACGCGTCCACCGCGGGGATCGGTGAGCTGTTGGTCTTCATCGCCCTGCTGGTGGTGCTGGTGGCTCGCTCCGGCAAGCCGCAGCTGGACGTGGTGGCGGAGTTCTGA
- a CDS encoding helix-turn-helix domain-containing protein, translated as MRTAAVLVSAAAQRMSAERGKLIDGMVDMLAGEIAPLQHDDDHLLAMLAASTHESVMGGLRVLENNLDPRSSEAGEAALQYTRRLAQRAIPLSALLRAFRLGHASFVEMLLAEIAADPDVSTADAAAAGVVAMRQSTGYVDTVSEQLVVAYEREREAWTQHHSMLRAGMIKSLLDGDDVDVPATEASLGYRLGQTHLGLLLWFDREMGAPGEGLLTLEKLATRIAAALDGLHLSVPADADSVQVWIGLPGGDPGETAAPTVGSILEAVPEPRPRAALGRPATGIAGFRSSHRQARAARQVAVAAGRRCGPVTDYAEVGAIALLCTDLATTRTWVQDTLGGLAGDDEATERLRETVRVFLHLGSSHTAAAEKLNLHKNSVVYRIGRAEALRGRPLRSDRADVELALRAAHLLGPVVLDQQS; from the coding sequence ATGCGGACCGCCGCGGTGTTGGTGTCCGCCGCGGCGCAACGGATGAGCGCGGAACGCGGCAAGCTGATCGACGGGATGGTCGACATGCTCGCCGGCGAGATCGCGCCGCTGCAGCATGACGACGACCACCTGCTCGCGATGCTGGCCGCGTCCACCCACGAGAGCGTCATGGGCGGCCTGCGGGTGCTGGAGAACAACCTCGACCCGCGCAGTTCCGAGGCGGGCGAGGCCGCCCTGCAGTACACCCGACGGCTGGCCCAGCGGGCGATCCCGTTGTCCGCGCTGCTGCGGGCGTTCCGTTTGGGGCACGCCTCGTTCGTGGAGATGCTGCTGGCCGAGATCGCGGCCGATCCCGACGTGAGCACGGCCGATGCCGCGGCGGCGGGTGTGGTGGCCATGCGCCAGTCCACCGGGTATGTGGACACGGTTTCCGAGCAATTGGTGGTCGCCTACGAACGGGAGCGCGAGGCGTGGACCCAGCACCACTCCATGCTGCGCGCCGGGATGATCAAGTCGCTGCTGGATGGCGACGACGTGGACGTGCCCGCCACCGAGGCTTCCTTGGGTTATCGCCTGGGTCAGACCCACCTGGGGTTGCTGCTGTGGTTCGACCGGGAAATGGGTGCGCCCGGGGAGGGCTTGCTCACCTTGGAGAAGCTGGCCACCCGGATTGCCGCGGCGTTGGACGGGTTGCATCTGTCGGTGCCGGCGGACGCGGACAGCGTGCAGGTCTGGATCGGGTTGCCCGGCGGGGATCCCGGCGAGACGGCCGCCCCGACCGTTGGCTCGATATTGGAGGCGGTACCCGAGCCGCGGCCGCGCGCCGCGCTGGGTCGACCGGCGACCGGTATCGCCGGCTTCCGCTCCAGCCATCGTCAGGCCCGCGCGGCCCGGCAGGTGGCGGTGGCCGCCGGACGCCGCTGCGGGCCGGTCACCGACTACGCCGAGGTGGGCGCGATCGCCCTGCTGTGCACGGATCTGGCCACCACCCGGACCTGGGTGCAGGACACCCTCGGTGGGTTGGCAGGAGATGACGAGGCCACCGAGCGGTTGCGCGAGACCGTGCGGGTGTTCCTGCATCTGGGTTCCAGCCACACCGCCGCGGCGGAGAAGCTGAACCTGCACAAGAATTCGGTGGTCTACCGGATCGGCCGGGCCGAGGCACTGCGCGGCCGGCCACTGCGCTCCGACCGAGCCGACGTGGAACTGGCGCTGCGCGCCGCCCACCTGCTCGGACCGGTGGTGCTCGACCAACAGAGCTGA
- a CDS encoding SDR family NAD(P)-dependent oxidoreductase — protein MPTDPFRLDGEVAVVTGGTAGIGAAIATLFRDRGARVIVCGRDAERGKAFADTHGIEFVGADVTSEADLAGLAVAVGPASILVNNAGPTDLLHTREVDGPVGEMTPTNWARVLDVTLTGAYLTTHHLLPALIRSGHGAIVNISSIAAAQAIPGFDAYSAGKAGLEAMTRSLAAGYAHLGVRANAIRVGSIAVDHGDGERRRGVEPDPRPDAWRRPAPPAAGRPEDIAHAALYLAGPASSYVTGVVLPVDGGLGTRSLMPWQTPRPGPPDG, from the coding sequence GTGCCCACCGATCCGTTCCGTCTGGACGGCGAGGTCGCGGTCGTCACCGGCGGCACGGCCGGTATCGGCGCAGCGATCGCCACCCTGTTCCGCGACCGCGGCGCCCGGGTGATCGTCTGTGGCCGCGATGCCGAGCGCGGCAAGGCCTTCGCCGACACCCACGGCATCGAGTTCGTGGGCGCGGACGTCACCAGCGAGGCCGATCTCGCCGGCCTGGCCGTCGCCGTGGGCCCGGCGTCGATCCTGGTGAACAACGCCGGCCCCACCGACCTGCTGCACACCCGCGAGGTCGACGGTCCGGTCGGCGAGATGACGCCGACCAACTGGGCCCGGGTGCTGGATGTCACGCTCACCGGCGCCTACCTGACGACCCATCATCTTTTGCCCGCGCTGATCCGGTCCGGCCACGGTGCCATCGTGAACATTTCCTCGATCGCCGCCGCGCAGGCCATACCCGGCTTCGACGCCTACTCCGCAGGCAAGGCCGGCCTGGAGGCGATGACCCGTTCGCTGGCCGCGGGCTATGCCCACCTGGGCGTGCGGGCCAACGCGATCCGGGTCGGCTCGATCGCGGTCGACCATGGCGACGGCGAACGCCGCCGCGGCGTGGAGCCCGACCCGCGCCCGGACGCCTGGCGTCGCCCCGCCCCACCGGCCGCAGGTCGCCCGGAGGACATCGCGCACGCGGCGCTGTATCTGGCCGGCCCAGCAAGCAGTTACGTCACCGGCGTCGTGCTGCCGGTTGACGGCGGGCTCGGCACCCGCTCCTTGATGCCCTGGCAGACCCCCCGGCCGGGGCCGCCGGACGGCTGA
- a CDS encoding branched-chain amino acid ABC transporter permease: MARARTQRSSLLSLDSIGVLVLAAAAVLWPVFTPKVAHFYGTLSATYALVGLSLVILVGWTGQISLGHAAFLGFGCYIGAKLLNHNVPLVLAVPIIAAAGAAISLVLGVPSLRLRGVYLTITTLAFGVACQRYFFTRPQLRGSTAVEVPRKTLLGWSTESDRGLYYAVLVVLAVALLLAWNVRRTDTGRVLFAIRDSEQAAAAMGIRIAPYKVGVFAASAALATVAGLFYGMLFRSTPGADQFGVLQSLFYLAMPVLGGAEAILGAVIGGSFLATGQPLVNLFDVRLYLVSSVSLLLMLLSGQDGVVGMLHNARKTLADAIRGEPIRYGSFVPETHTERPDRSPVVHVQIEEPLPEGTVIRARLVRGGAHV, encoded by the coding sequence ATGGCCCGCGCCCGCACCCAACGATCGAGCCTGCTCAGCCTGGACAGCATCGGCGTGCTGGTGCTGGCCGCGGCCGCGGTGCTCTGGCCGGTCTTCACCCCGAAGGTCGCGCACTTCTACGGCACGCTGTCCGCCACCTACGCGCTGGTCGGCCTGTCACTGGTGATCCTGGTCGGCTGGACCGGGCAGATCTCCCTCGGTCACGCCGCATTCCTCGGTTTCGGCTGCTACATCGGCGCGAAACTGCTCAACCACAACGTGCCGTTGGTTCTCGCCGTGCCGATCATCGCCGCGGCCGGCGCGGCCATCAGCCTGGTGCTGGGCGTGCCCTCGTTGCGCCTGCGCGGGGTGTATCTGACGATCACCACATTGGCCTTCGGTGTGGCCTGCCAGCGCTACTTCTTCACCCGGCCGCAGTTGCGCGGCAGCACCGCCGTGGAAGTGCCGCGCAAGACCCTGCTCGGCTGGTCCACCGAATCCGACCGCGGTCTGTACTACGCCGTGCTGGTGGTGCTGGCGGTGGCGCTGCTGCTGGCCTGGAACGTCCGGCGCACCGACACCGGGCGGGTGCTGTTCGCCATCCGTGACTCCGAGCAGGCCGCGGCCGCCATGGGCATCCGCATCGCGCCGTACAAGGTCGGTGTGTTCGCCGCGTCCGCCGCGTTGGCCACCGTGGCCGGGCTGTTCTACGGCATGTTGTTCCGCTCCACGCCGGGCGCGGACCAATTCGGTGTGCTGCAGTCGCTGTTCTACCTGGCCATGCCGGTGCTCGGCGGGGCCGAGGCCATTCTCGGTGCGGTGATCGGCGGATCGTTCCTGGCCACCGGGCAACCGCTGGTGAACCTGTTCGACGTCCGGCTGTACCTGGTGTCCAGCGTTTCGCTGCTGCTCATGCTGCTCTCCGGACAGGACGGGGTTGTCGGCATGCTGCACAACGCGCGCAAGACGCTGGCCGACGCCATCCGCGGCGAACCGATCCGTTACGGCTCGTTCGTGCCGGAAACCCACACCGAACGGCCCGACCGGTCGCCGGTGGTACACGTGCAGATCGAAGAGCCGCTGCCCGAGGGCACCGTGATTCGGGCGCGACTGGTGCGGGGCGGTGCACACGTATGA